The genome window gaaggataccttctacgaggcagtagaacgaaccttcgaagcctatcccagatatgatatcaaaatcatacttggggattttaacagccaggtaggggcggagcccgtattcaggcgatacgttggctcccatagcttacatcaaaatacaaatgacaacagactgcggattatcgaattagcagtgtcacacgaaatggtcgttggaggcacctggtttgcgtggaaagtggtccacaaacatacgtggaccactttcaaccaaattgacaacgtgttgatcgaacgccgccatttctcaaccttgatgaatatcagaacatatagggggtccaatatagactcggatcactatctcgttgacatggtgctccgagctcgaataagaacaccacccagaatcccctctggcaatcaagtgagcgttaacactgaagccttccacaacacagccctccgcaacacctataagagggaagtggacgccgcaataaccgcaggtaACGGAGACCTaaatatgaagcatcaacaaattaccttcacaaccacctgatacggccacaaagatacttgggcccagccgcaaaaaaagtcggaacggctggtttgacaatgaatgtaagttagcaacggaacggaagaatgctgcataccgagtaatgctgcattcgtAAAACAcacgggcatgcgcagagacttaccacgaaccccgtcgaacggagaagcgacttcacagacggaaaaaggaagcctgggagaaccaacaagtctgcgaactagaaaagtgcagggagcaaccgcaccaggcacgcaagttttaccgacaagtcagtaggatgaagccttatacacctcgatgttcatcctgctgtgacaaagagggaaatctgatttccgacagaatgggcatattggagcgatgggttgagtactttgatgagctactgaacaaccagaacattggcgagttggaggtcccgccaactgaagacgacggacaaatactgccaccaccaagtttaggaggaacagtccgtgcaattcatcggctaaaagatcataagtcgccaggagccgatggaattacagccgaattggttaaatatggaggcgaccagttacaccagtggttcatcaacttgtgctcaaggtatgggacagcgaatcaatgcctgacgattggcaacgaggcattatctgtctcatacatagaagggagatatcacacagtgcagcaattatagaggtatcacgttgctgagtaccatctataagatattctttgctatcttgctaggacggatagccccatacgctcagaacatcatgggcccattccaaagaggctttactctaggcaaatcagaaacagatcagattttctctctgcggcaagcgatggaaaaaatgttggaatatggacaccagttgcatcattttttcatcgactttaaggccgcctatgatagcatagccagggtaaaattatacacggccatgagggaattcggtatccccacgaaattgacCAATGTCCgagtccagataaaagcagcatgatcactttcaagaccattcgacatcaacaacggtctataatatcctatcatgcgtcctctttaacctggccctcgagaaagtcaaccgtgatgctgaggtaaatgcaaggggtacgatcctctttaagtccaccctgatctatgctgacaatatcgacatcatgggaagaaccactcgagacgtacaaactgccttcatccaaatcgagcaggcggcaattaacgcgagatcttgggctccatatcaatgaaggcaagacaaagtatatggtggcaacgtcagcacccaaaaccaaccaaccaacaacatcaaaccgcactggtcaaacgggaagaaaaagATAGGAGagctttgataatttctcccatgtaGGGtgaaaaatcacaaccaataacagctacgatgatgaaatccggccacggttgttggcagccaacagagccatttcagcttacaaaaactgttccgctcgaaacgtctcaccatagggtcaaagctcttactgtacaagacaatgatcttgccagtcctcatgtatttctcggagacttgggttcttagcaagaagaattgcgaactcttggcctcctacatgaggatggatggtgGTTCCACAATATACCAAATTCACTCAATGTCTCGAGTGAATTCACGCAATGAATGGAACCTCCATTCACCCGAATTCATTCCAAGTTTGAATGCAGTCATGGCATTATTTGACAACAGACTCGGCTGTCACTTCGGTTTGTTTACATTTGCAGAGAGTAGGATTTTGGGGTTTTGTGAAGTTGTTCTTTGGAAGTCAGAATTCTTAATTACGAGGCCGCAGCATGAGTGATGACACCGTAGTTATTGAGGTTTATGCAGAAAACAACAAACAGGAGAACTTCGATTCGAATGCAGACCAGGCCGACATCAAAGCGAAACTGTTGAAATGTGGCGAAATCTACACCCTGGACAATGTAAATTATATTCTTGTTTGTAATATATGTGAAGAATCGTTTCTTGATGCATTAGAATTTGGCAATCACTATCGAGGGAAGCATCCTCCCCTCGAACAGAATACTCCTCCTTTGCCTATCTTCAACGATAATCAACTAAACACTCCTATCGTCAACGATATTGAACCAAACGCTCCTATAATTATCGTCGACGATAATGAACCAAGCACTCCACCGCCTGTTGACAACGATAACATGGAAGAACCTagtgaagaaaaggaaggaaatgGAACTGCAGATTTGGATTTTCTTCCATCGGAATACAAGATGAAAGAGGAAGACTTGCCTGAACCTCAAGAATGTATCGAACTGAGCAGTGATGACGACTCAACCAATGACAACATTGCTAGCAACCACCAGAATATCATGCAGGAAGAAATATCGGAACCTAAGTCGAATTCCACTTCCATAGTATCGAAACCCATGTATGATTTCAACTGCAAAATATGTGGTAGCCCATTACAAAATGACGAATCCCTGCGGGAGCATCTAATCCATCAACACAAATTCATCGAGTGCGTATACtgcaaaaaaatttgcattaacCAAACGGAGTTTAAAACACACTTCGCAACACATAATTGCGACATAAGCAATCCCAACAGAATTAGACAATGCCGACAGCTATATTATAATCTTGTATATGATAACCGGGTAAAGAAAACAGCTcccaaatgtaaaaaaatagtTCCTTCTAGCAAAAATCGTGAAAGTGTCCTCAAATACCGACAAAAAATCTACCAAATGCTTAAGAGACACTCGAAACAACATTCTTCAGCAAAGAAATTTAAATGTCCTGACTGTAATACGCAATTTGAAACTCTGGAACTCTTGAAAACACATCAAAATGCACCTTTGCATTTTTCATTCACATATGATTgctgaaattcaaaattatcaAAGATTTTTGGTGCGAAATATGACTCTTTTCTTTTACCTAAAACGCAACATTCCTTTGAGGAACGAACGATTTAAATGCGCACCTGTGCATTTCCGCTGCGAGGTAACATTTTAATTAACAAACGAAATTGTAATTAATTGCATTCAAACCGCGAATAAAAAAAGGTTCAATTCCAAGATTCAAATTGTTTCATTCGGGACTCCATAACTTACATTGCTCCTGCTTCCGAGCATGCATGTACAATGGCGGCAAAAATAATAACAGTGCTGACTTCATGAACTGTCAAAGAGcaaaaaatgaatttcaaagTTTGATTAAAACCAGAATATAGTGATAAAATGAAGTCAATAAGTGTAGCAAAGGGAAAACGAAAGTAAATTTCTTACTACACTTCAAAAGTCACTATTACTTTTTGGTTTTTGACTCGAAACAGCTTTTTTGACGTCCGTCTAAAGATTGTCTATTGGATTGAAGTCAGACGATTTAACAGGACACTCCATGACGACACTTTCATTAtccaaaaacgatttttttgacGTATATTTTGGGCCATTGTCCAGCAGGACCCATTTAATAGGCATTTCGTAGTTAGCATCCGGAAGGATAACTTGCCGCAAAATATCTGCATAGACATTTTGATCCATGGTGCTCTTTATCCGGTATATTAGACCAACCCCATAATAAGAAAAACAGACCTggaggtaggtgaatgcatttgcgcacaCAGTGTTGAACTCCagattcggtatgccgtcagactaccgactaaacacctccccatcgtcagtaagctagtctggaaccgtttctcacattacttcgggctaatccccgaactctcccgccttgcggagccttcaaatcagggaattcctttcaccaaccggaggggagaggaggaagggaccTGTTAGtttaaggaaccccctgccatccagcTCCTCCATTGGtcaagctctatcttcttagtaaCGAGAAGGACCCAAACATAAtgagcaacacggctccacctgtcagcacctcTCAGCATTTATTCGACAATGCTGTCTGGAGAGAAAtcacctgtgtttaaatagaactactgacgaaccccatcccaccttccacaagaaaaaaagtttaatgggcgtcgtccacaactccggagatcgcgcctttccaatcgtgtgcaggtaagactgaaaactttcatgtccacttaaaaatttggtaaggaaatagtcagtatcaccatgcttccaattcagccacgcacctaagttgctgaTGAGACGCAcagtccatttgcctctggTTTCATCTTGCCAAGAGAACTGCCACTCGTTTAGAGTGCGTTgcagttcttcacgagcaagaacctcccttggctcatcttctTTGcctttgtatatggcttgacgctccctagcaagaagggcaacgggaatcactcccgcgatcaccatcacgaccggATCAGAAACAATGTGGTACACAGAGGCCACTTGCAAAGCTccccctccttgccaaggcgTCATCCCATaactctgcaccgtagagcaagaTAGACTGCGTTGAATTCATCAGTAGacttcgcctgctagacgtaagacccccaatgtttgccattagcctacttaatgccgaaaGTCTAGCtgcttcgctgctgctttgatttgctcaaaaagctcatctttgagtgaaGAGTCGgctcgaggtactttaccgctggcttTGACTCGAtaatcgactcgccgaacgatatgggacgcagggtcggaattctctttttagtcaggatgactacttcggttttttctagtgcaaggttgaaaccatgagtcatccatccgcttactcgtcgcttGAATataccgagtctgctttgcgcctgttcggcaGTGCGTCCAGAAACAAGCGTCGcaccatcatctgcataaccgaccaggcgcgactcttctggcatgtcgagtttaagtagcctagtagcgttccagagttccggccctaggatggatccctgtgctgccCCTCACGAgaccttcatcctcctctgactctctagtgtttcatagagtagggagcggttcctcagataatccctcaatatccgtaagagatattatagttcggcacgtggaaagtattgtctagtgtgcctagaatgtcttttcatcttacggaattaaaagcgacgtcaagcgttacgaggagcaccacccgtcgagttcggaaGCTACGTGCCTCCGCTCATCGAACGGAATccatgacttgcatgacagcatcaactgtggatctccttgctctaaaaccaaactgccggggaaatAAATCTCCGACAGCgagtatcgcttcagcgagtctacttctgatgagcttttcgagcacttttttaGCAATGGGCGATATGAAGACAACTCGGGGtctcctttccctttgtggatcagcgcaagcctcgccaccttccaacgagcaaggGAAgtaccctctttcaggcaagcattgaatgcgccgagcagtaggtctggtcgatgttggaataccagtttgtatacctctgctggaatactatcaggtcctggcgccttcttgcttttcacagAGGAgattgcctgttccaactcttttataaagaaaagtggacagtcttctgcgctctccgcgccgacatcatcatcccatacggggtgcggatggaatagtgcccttataatgcggtccatctgctcggtcttaagtgaacagggtttcctcagaaccccgatttttcgggttaccagtttgtaagcgAGTCCCCacaggtccccattcacctcgtcgaccagatcctgccagcagtgagctctactcttgtttattgcgctgcggaatctccttttggctgatttgcactccgtcactatggtacatgaatcctcccggtcgcttagacgttgtgttaagcggtttAGCAACACTCCTtctggagctctgcgatttccactgtccaccaatacataaaaaGTTTGTcacgtcgttatcaggttcttaactgaatttacgacaggcTACAGGatcaccacccccaggagtacccgagttccaagagtttcaacaaacctcccggtgttcactttcgcaacgtttcatgcacagaaagagcgccgtcgtggcgcacaccgagagtttgtgtccactacttcgaaagcaatatatcgcttgccgagaagttttccagaacACCCGTCCACcatgattccgacgcgaagcttacgtctggaatgcttccctcgcagcctgggcgccggaacgttggggtggatccggtgtttaaaattaccagtcctgttctcgccgccatttccaaaatttgtttccctctgaagtctgtatgaggcataccccattcaagtACCCTAGCTTTGAAGTCACTCCTAACCAGGAT of Hermetia illucens chromosome 4, iHerIll2.2.curated.20191125, whole genome shotgun sequence contains these proteins:
- the LOC119655966 gene encoding gastrula zinc finger protein xFG20-1-like produces the protein MSDDTVVIEVYAENNKQENFDSNADQADIKAKLLKCGEIYTLDNVNYILVCNICEESFLDALEFGNHYRGKHPPLEQNTPPLPIFNDNQLNTPIVNDIEPNAPIIIVDDNEPSTPPPVDNDNMEEPSEEKEGNGTADLDFLPSEYKMKEEDLPEPQECIELSSDDDSTNDNIASNHQNIMQEEISEPKSNSTSIVSKPMYDFNCKICGSPLQNDESLREHLIHQHKFIECVYCKKICINQTEFKTHFATHNCDISNPNRIRQCRQLYYNLVYDNRVKKTAPKCKKIVPSSKNRESVLKYRQKIYQMLKRHSKQHSSAKKFKCPDCNTQFETLELLKTHQNAPLHFSFTYDC